The Coffea arabica cultivar ET-39 chromosome 2c, Coffea Arabica ET-39 HiFi, whole genome shotgun sequence genome includes the window CGGAACTTTCCCACTTTGACTATAAATAATGTCTTGTCTTACTAGCCGCAGAAGCAATGGTCCATCCAAGAATTATACAGGCACCAGTGTAATATTTAccatttttccagtttttagTCTATCCATCCATTTCCTCTCTGTTTCATCATGGTCAGTAGTCCTCTCTACCATCAAGTccgtcaatttttttttttttttttttaagtttgatTTCACTGTCATCTCATATTTGATTCCTAGTTAAGAAGCATCGTTTCAGTTTCAAATTTATTTCAAAGAAGTTATTGCAGGCGACCGGCGGTCATGGTGCCAGAGAAGAGGCCGAGCCGAAGAAGCTGAAGCTTTACTCATACTGGCTGAGCTCTTGTTCTTGTCGCGTTCGCATTGGTCTCGACTTGAAAGGTTCTAATCCATTGTAAATCCCAGTTCATTTAATCATCTGGTTTGCTTGGAtaaattcttgaaaattttgttaaagaaaaTGTCACTGAACCGGTAATAAAATTTGAAACAGGATTGGAGTACGAGTACGTAGCGGTGAATTTTCCTGAAGCAGAACAGCAGACGCCTGGTTAGACACCTCTTCTTCTCTCTTCTCCAGTTAGCATTTATGACATATTGTTACTTTATTAATGATGTGAAGTTTGAGGAAAATATAACAGAAGCATGTGCGACTGAGTCACTGAGGTATTATCAATCATCAACGGTCATATGATCGAGTGTTTTTTAGAGTAGTTTCCACGGATTTGTGCTAAACTGAGGTAATTTGAGATGCAGAGTTTTTGAAGCTGAACCCCATGGGGTACGTACCGGTACTGGTGGATGGGGACATAGTACTTGCAGACTCTTTTGCCATCTTGTTGGTGTGCTTCTCAGTTTCTTACATCAATTTGTGCACTTGATATTGAGTCCTATAAGATAACTGTGCTAAAGTGTGGCTTTAATGCACAGTATCTAGATGAGAAGTTTCCTCAACATCCGTTGTTACCGAAGGATTCTGTGAGGAGGGCTATCAACTTCCAGGTAAATACATGTTCATGTTCCTTTTAGTACCATCTCATGACCAGAACTTATGGATGCAAGGTTTGTATTTTTGTAAGATAAGTATGCTATTTGTTGCTTTATATCATCACTTGAAACAACATTCTGATAAAAAAAGGTAAAGATTCTGAACCTCTTACCTGGAGCGATCCTGTCTTTACATAAATGAATCTTTTTTATGAAGTGATGCCTACTTGGAAATTCCTTAAAAGAAAACCTTAAAGTGCCCTGTTCAAGCAGTAAGATCACCTAATCTCTGGTTGATAATTTATTTGCAGGCGGCAAATGTAATTTCTTCGAGTATACAGCCTCGTCAACTTATGCTTGTACGTAAGAGTGATTTTGAGCTGATGGCTCAGACAATGCCATTCTTGTATGATTCAAGTTTTGGAATATATGATGGCTATTTTACTTCTCTTTTTGGTGAAGCAACATATGAGAGAAAAATTAGGACCTCAAGAAGCTATCGCTTGTGCGCAAGATGATTTACGAACAGGCTTTGCTGGTAAGATTTGACAATCATTTGTGCCTTCAATTACCTCCCGAGTATATTGCCTGATTCTTCATGCACATTTTCAGCGCTGGAGAAGCTATTGAAAGATTATTCTGGACGATATGCCACTGGCAATGAAGTTTTCCTGGTCTGTTTCCAACCTTTTTAGCTTATTCATGGACGAGACTATCTACTCCTTGCTATTGCATGTTTGACTAAGACTCGCTAAACAACAGTTGAATATATGATGACGATGTTGATGTTGCATTTTGTTCCTAAAGGAGAAAATCTGATGCAGCAAATACTTAATAATGTCGATTGAAGAAAATGCTGAAGTACTCGCTAGTTGCAACTTAAGAATTAATATGAGCAATATCTGTGCTTATTGCTTTCTAAAACATATAGTATCTCATTGGCCAAAATATGCAGGTTGATTTATTCCTAGCACCCCAAATTCATGCTGCCATTACAAGATTCAAGGTCGAGATGGTAATGTCCCCAAAGGACTGTCTTATGCCTTGAAGTTTAAGTCTCTAATTCAGTTTAATTCTTGACCAGCTGCTTAATTTTTGGCATGAGTTTCATGAAGTATCCTTATTTCTAATGTGCAAATACATGCTATAGTACTTGATTCATAAACTTTTGTGCTGAAGTCATTGATCAGCTGCTTAACTTTTACCATTAGTTTCATGAAGGATCCTTCCCTTCCAATCTTCAAATATAGAGCTTCTATTATGAGAAGATCCAATTATCTCTCCTGCATGTTAGCTGCATTACAACGAGTTAGCGTTATATGTTCTTTCTGTTATCAAGTTATTCATGGCTTATTGAACTTTTTGTTTCTTAGGATGAGTTTCCTCTTCTATCAAGGTTGTTTGAGGCATATATGGAGCTACCTGCTTTCCAAGATAATATGCCAGGAAAACAGCCTGATACACCAGCCGAGCATCGAGTCTGAGGCATTTTACCTGTGCTGCTAACAGGTCAGTCTATTGTCTATTCcgatttctttctctctttggTATCTCTTTTTATgccaaaatgaacaaaatgttTCCCAAAAGGGGGAAATAATGATGAGGTACTGAGTTTTGTCGATTACATGGAAAATGCAGAATGTCGATATCCATCTGCTGGCTCCAAGTCTTTATCAAAGGAGACATATTAATCTTCGAGATGAAGTGCATGGGTCGTCCCTGGCCACTTACCAGTTACcacattgttaaaaaaaaaagaaaaaagtgttatcATTGTTTGTTGCCATTATTTGAATTGTATTGTGGAGTGTTACAGTTTTtcatattgttttaattaaaaaaaaatttggaatttgACTTATTGGTACTGTTTATTTCTCTTTTGATGCACTCGACATCCCCTCCGTACATTTTCATTGTTTTGATTAGTTGGAGGGGGAGGACTTCCTAGTCAAATGTGCATGCAGATGACTAAAATGAATGAATAGattaaaaaaagagtaaattatatatatagatatatatatatatatatatattgatagcGTATACATTATCACTGTTACATTTATATAGCAtggtgtaaaagttgaattttaaatttaaattttatataatttattattcATCTAATATTGACAGtatatagaagattaattctttaaaaaaataaaatttaagtggaaaaaaaaaatcaaacattCCAACGTAAGTCTCATCAGGAAATCAGATTTCACTTCTCAATAGCTGAGCCAAATGAAATATTCCAAATGCCCAGAGCAGCAATATTTTGACCACCGATAAAAACCAAAAGGTCTAAGCAAAATAAAACTTACAGAAACGAATAGAAGGGAATCCATAACAAGCCCAATTGTAAATTACTCGAATCTCCTTGGACTGATCATGGTTTGTTTTGGCCTCTGCTGCATTATTTCCTACGTATCAACTATACAGCCTGGTTTGTGTTGAACTCTTGAGTAGCAATACCCAGAATGAATGTTATTGTTTGGGTTGTTTCAGACGTCCTATCAGAATGGAGAAGGAAAGTTTCTGTCATCAGTTTTCTCCTGAATTCGGTTTTAGAGTAAAGCAGGTTATGATCTTCTTTTGGCCAAAGTAGAGGCAACGATCTTATTAGCAAGCAGGCTAATACTTTAATTTCATCACTCCATGATATGCTATGGTTATTAAGAAATAAGAGTTTCATTTTCCAGTCCTTAGTGACCAACAAATGCTGgtgaatcaaaaggaaaaaaatctggTGACAGAATTTCCCATAATTAAACAAACGCGAGGATGAAATAAGTATTCCAGTTTTCTACACTGAACAAAACGTAACAACAAGTGCTAGCCTTTGGAAAATCATGCACTATGACAGTGGAAGATAAATCAAAGTCACTCAGTTTGTAAGCCAAACACCAGTCATAGAAAACCATTTTGTTTGCAACACTGAATTGCTGCATCAAACATGTCTTCAATGCTGTATTTGTATTCGAATCCAGTCTCCAAAAGTTTCTTGGAAGAAAGGCTACCAGATTCTTCGGATCCTGTCATCTCCTTCAAGGAACTGTAAGGAACTGACTTCACTTAGATTTTCATTTCATCGATATGTACTCAAATAACAGTAAGATAACAGAACTTACTCAGCAGTTGGTATTGGATACTCAGGGTACCTAGCGGACAGGCATTCGGCTAACTTATCAATAGTGACTTCAACAGCAGAACAAATATACCTCCCTTTAGCTTCAGGATACTCAAACAGAAAGATGTGTGCCCTGGCCACATCATCAGTATGCACAAATGGCGTTTTATAAAGATACTTAATGCTGAATTCATCTTGATGACCTGCACAATAAGAAAAGTTCCAGGCTGAGAGGATCCTCAAGTGAAACTTCTGATGACTAGCATTGTTAGACTTTAAACCATTCTTTGCCTGTTTCAGAGTTGATGATAGCTATTTCTGAGGTAGTGCAGGCAAATTAGTCAGACAAGCATTCCTCAGTGAAATATGTTTACCTAGTTATATTTCTTGCAAACTTCAACCTAAAATTCATGTGCtatctgaaaattttcaaataatgcAGACAAATTCTAATGAAGAAATACTTAATTTTGCCTTTCTGATGCTTGCAAACTAATTAAGAAAGGGTAACAGAAAGAAGTGAGTCATGCTATTCTGATAAACAAAAGCTTACCAATGATCATTGCCATCGAGGAGCATACAGAGCCAGGCATAAAAGGGCATACAAAGGGGCCATGTATCCAGGTAGGAATTATGCTCACAAGATCAAGCCCATTTTTCTCTGCAAATTCCAAGGCAGCTTTTTCTGTTAACGTCTTGGTGATTGCATAAGAGGCCGGCCCACTACCACCAAAGATCCTCCTAATATGATCTACATCACTCCAGATGCTTTCATCCACCATGTTTAGGCCCTTATCATTGAAACTGACAGTGGATGCACTGGAAGTATAAACAACTCGCTTCACTGTCTTGGAATTAAGGCATGCCTGAAGAATCCCAATTGTTCCCCTGATAGATCTATTGATCTTTGTTTCCTCGGTTTCTTTGCCCTCAAAATCCATAGGGTGAGCAACATGAAAGACTCCAATGCAGCCTTCAATTGCTGCATTAAAGCTGTCTGGTTTATCAAGATCAGCATTGATAACTCGTAGTCTTTCTGATGCACCAGGTAGTTCTGTGAGGTGGTTAATGTTTTTCTTTGGATCTGGCAGTGAGTTTCAAATGTCAATTTTTGATAGTAACAGTCCGATAACACTCAGAACTAGCACTCAGTCTACAAATGGACATTAAAAAACTCTCAAAATTCAACTTTTTGTCCCGTGATGTTCAATTGAGTATTCTTGGATAAGCTCAAACTTCATTCATGTCGCAGCTTAGCTAATATAAGCCTTCCTTTAGCATGTAtagaaacaaaattgaaaaaccatTTTTGTTTAATCTGATCTCAGAGATCCAATCTCATAGATGTGCTGTTGCATGCATAAATTCTTACAGAGTTTAAGCAAGGATAGATTATCATGCAGCATTGGTAGAATTGTAGGCTACATATACACTACTGTTTTTGTGGGAAAGTGTAGCCTAAATATCTCAAACACATTAGTATTATCTACCAATATTGGTTACAAGATTCTTGTTTTTAAATCCCTCCCACCCCACCTTCTCGACTTCCATCTGCTAGGTTCAGGATTTAAACCTTGGACTCGAAACTCCCTGACCTCGGTctcaatggttttaaaagacACCAAAATTATTCTGAAGTCATAAAGTATGGGTCATCTATTTGCATCCTGGAAATATAGCTACATCTTGCTAGAACTATCGCCCTGTCCCAGCTATTGCTTAACGGGGGAAAACATCAATAAAACCATCAAGGGGAACCTCAACAGAGATCgggtgcatttttttttcctttcttttggtgTCTTTCTTATGGTAACTAAAATTAACAGCACATATTGTATGTCTAATCAGATGGTGTTTTGATCCTGGGAGTACATTTGTGGCTTTATCATAGCTTTGTTATCATGAAACAATAACATTACACATAAAACAAAAATGCGTCAATAGTGTTTCTGTTTCACGAGATTAATTTGAGGGTTATTTGCCAGACAGGATAAGTACAGTTTGGAGCACAGAAATTTTCATATTCACATTCGATCATCAACAACCAATTGTCTTATACAGATGAAAACAACGGCTAAAGAATAGAAAAGATTATTATCCATTACCATTACAAGTACATGCATGCTAACGTAATCTTGGTTGGTTTTTACTTGGGGTGCCAGAAAAGAAGTGGATTTCTGGCATAATCAGCAGGGTTCAATTCTTATAGTACTTGGTTCGTTTACTAAAATGGCAAGTTGTATATAGTTGGCGAGGGAGGAAACGATACAGACAGAAATGGAAAAGTAGGAGAAGTAGAGAACTGATTACTAGTAAATCAACAAACATGAAAACCTGAAGAGGACCTAATTGTAGCGTTGACAGAATAACCATCTTCAAGAAGCCTTTTGATCAACCATGATGCCAAAAATCCAGTTCCACCTGTTACACATACTCTCCCCTTCTCCATCTTCTCCCCTTCCATTAATTTGTGTCCCTCTAGCCTTTAATACCAGTATAGTACTGTTTCGGCTCTTTAGTTTGCAGTGGATTGTAAGTTTCAACTTGAAGAATTAATAGAGATATTTCTTAGCCCTCAGTCAGGAATCAACCACGTTCACTCGTTCATGTATTGTTGTCAGATCGATGTCAAATAGTACTAAGATTGCTAGTGGAGTTATACTCCTAGGAATTAAAAGTCAAAATAGACACCTGTTCATTGGttgatttgaaaggtacatGTTGCTGGTCCAATAGACACCTGTTTGGAGCTGAGCCAGCCTGATAGGCCCAACGAACCAAATGCTTTGTAATTAGTTTGGTAGTTAATTAAAACCACAAAGGCTATGCGTTTTAATTAACTACAATAATAAcatattaaaaattaatttagctTTTGTTTGGAGGATTTGGATATAAATAGAAGAAGATATAAATTGGGATTAAAAAGGATAGAATTAGTATTGATACTCTAATATTTGAGAGATAGGATTTTATATTGATGTGGTTATTGGTAGTTATGTTAATTGGCAGTTATCCTGTCTTGTGGTAATTAAGGATTAATGGATAAAGTTAACACCAAATTAAT containing:
- the LOC113727721 gene encoding glutathione S-transferase zeta class isoform X2 encodes the protein MLLQATGGHGAREEAEPKKLKLYSYWLSSCSCRVRIGLDLKGLEYEYVAVNFPEAEQQTPEFLKLNPMGYVPVLVDGDIVLADSFAILLYLDEKFPQHPLLPKDSVRRAINFQAANVISSSIQPRQLMLQHMREKLGPQEAIACAQDDLRTGFAALEKLLKDYSGRYATGNEVFLVDLFLAPQIHAAITRFKVEMDEFPLLSRLFEAYMELPAFQDNMPGKQPDTPAEHRV
- the LOC113727721 gene encoding glutathione S-transferase zeta class isoform X3 → MATGGHGAREEAEPKKLKLYSYWLSSCSCRVRIGLDLKGLEYEYVAVNFPEAEQQTPEFLKLNPMGYVPVLVDGDIVLADSFAILLYLDEKFPQHPLLPKDSVRRAINFQAANVISSSIQPRQLMLQHMREKLGPQEAIACAQDDLRTGFAALEKLLKDYSGRYATGNEVFLVDLFLAPQIHAAITRFKVEMDEFPLLSRLFEAYMELPAFQDNMPGKQPDTPAEHRV
- the LOC113727721 gene encoding glutathione S-transferase 2 isoform X4, coding for MKLLQATGGHGAREEAEPKKLKLYSYWLSSCSCRVRIGLDLKGLEYEYVAVNFPEAEQQTPEFLKLNPMGYVPVLVDGDIVLADSFAILLYLDEKFPQHPLLPKDSVRRAINFQAANVISSSIQPRQLMLQHMREKLGPQEAIACAQDDLRTGFAALEKLLKDYSGRYATGNEVFLDEFPLLSRLFEAYMELPAFQDNMPGKQPDTPAEHRV
- the LOC113727721 gene encoding glutathione S-transferase zeta class isoform X1; the protein is MKLLQATGGHGAREEAEPKKLKLYSYWLSSCSCRVRIGLDLKGLEYEYVAVNFPEAEQQTPEFLKLNPMGYVPVLVDGDIVLADSFAILLYLDEKFPQHPLLPKDSVRRAINFQAANVISSSIQPRQLMLQHMREKLGPQEAIACAQDDLRTGFAALEKLLKDYSGRYATGNEVFLVDLFLAPQIHAAITRFKVEMDEFPLLSRLFEAYMELPAFQDNMPGKQPDTPAEHRV
- the LOC113727719 gene encoding vestitone reductase-like isoform X2, with protein sequence MVILSTLQLDPKKNINHLTELPGASERLRVINADLDKPDSFNAAIEGCIGVFHVAHPMDFEGKETEETKINRSIRGTIGILQACLNSKTVKRVVYTSSASTVSFNDKGLNMVDESIWSDVDHIRRIFGGSGPASYAITKTLTEKAALEFAEKNGLDLVSIIPTWIHGPFVCPFMPGSVCSSMAMIIGHQDEFSIKYLYKTPFVHTDDVARAHIFLFEYPEAKGRYICSAVEVTIDKLAECLSARYPEYPIPTADSLKEMTGSEESGSLSSKKLLETGFEYKYSIEDMFDAAIQCCKQNGFL
- the LOC113727719 gene encoding vestitone reductase-like isoform X1, whose protein sequence is MEGEKMEKGRVCVTGGTGFLASWLIKRLLEDGYSVNATIRSSSDPKKNINHLTELPGASERLRVINADLDKPDSFNAAIEGCIGVFHVAHPMDFEGKETEETKINRSIRGTIGILQACLNSKTVKRVVYTSSASTVSFNDKGLNMVDESIWSDVDHIRRIFGGSGPASYAITKTLTEKAALEFAEKNGLDLVSIIPTWIHGPFVCPFMPGSVCSSMAMIIGHQDEFSIKYLYKTPFVHTDDVARAHIFLFEYPEAKGRYICSAVEVTIDKLAECLSARYPEYPIPTADSLKEMTGSEESGSLSSKKLLETGFEYKYSIEDMFDAAIQCCKQNGFL